One part of the Arabidopsis thaliana chromosome 1 sequence genome encodes these proteins:
- the SEC1A gene encoding secretory 1A, which translates to MNMEYFPIDNQGFLTDHEQALETLYAEDAENSRHFHICLNIMATRIATVFASLKELPFVRYRAAKSTASRDLVPSKLAAAIWDCISKYKAIPNFPQTETCELLIVDRSVDQIAPIIHEWTYDAMCHDLLDMEGNKHVIEVPSKTGGPPEKKEIVLEDHDPVWLELRHTHIADASERLHEKMTNFASKNKAAQMRSRDGSELSTRDLQKIVQALPQYGEQVDKLSTHVELAGKINRIIRDTGLRDLGQLEQDLVFGDAGAKDVINFLRTNQDTNPENKLRLLMIYATVYPEKFEGDKGVKLMQLARLSPVDMKVISNMQLIAGSPENKAKSGSFSLKFDAGKTKQANRKDRSGEEETWQLFRFYPMIEELLEKLVKGDLSKSDYLCMNQSSHKEESEARTGSVRKSSAPTAVPERKATPHSMRSRRTATWARPHSSDDGYSSDSVLKSASTEFKKLGQRIFVFIIGGATRSELRVCHKLTSSLRREVVLGSTSFDDPPQYITKLKLLSEKDIQGAPAQPFKPQYW; encoded by the exons ATGAACATGGAGTATTTCCCCATAGATAATCAG GGATTTCTAACTGATCATGAGCAAGCATTGGAAACGCTCTATGCTGAAGATGCTGAGAATTCACGCCactttcatatttgtttgaatattATGGCTACTAGAATTGCTACCGTATTTGCTTCCCTCAAG GAACTACCCTTTGTTCGGTATCGAGCTGCTAAGTCCACTGCTTCGAGGGACTTGGTTCCATCAAAGCTTGCTGCTGCAATTTGGGACTGTATCTCAAAATATAAAGCCATTCCCAACTTCCCCCAGACCGAAACATGTGAGCTGCTCATTGTGGATAGATCAGTGGATCAG ATCGCTCCTATCATACACGAATGGACCTATGATGCTATGTGCCATGATTTGCTTGACATGGAGGGGAATAAACATGTCATTGAG GTTCCCAGTAAAACTGGTGGGCCTCCGGAGAAAAAGGAGATAGTGCTTGAAGATCATGATCCAGTGTGGCTTGAGCTTCGACACACACATATAGCAGAT GCTAGCGAGCGTTTGCATGAGAAAATGACCAACTTTGCTTCAAAAAACAAAGCCGCACAAATGAGATCAAG GGACGGTAGCGAGTTGTCTACACGAGATCTACAGAAAATAGTTCAGGCTTTGCCGCAATATGGAGAACAAGTTGACAAACTCTCCACTCATGTAGAG CTAGCTGgaaaaattaatagaataaTCAGAGACACAGGACTTCGGGATCTTGGGCAGCTGGAACAAGATCTTGTTTTTGGAGATGCAGGTGCCAAGGACGTTATCAACTTTCTGAGGACGAATCAG GACACAAACCCGGAAAACAAATTACGGCTTTTGATGATTTATGCAACAGTGTACCCCGAGAAGTTTGAAGGTGACAAGGGTGTGAAGCTAATGCAG CTTGCTAGATTATCACCTGTGGATATGAAGGTTATAAGCAACATGCAATTGATAGCTGGATCCCCAGAAAACAAAGCTAAGTCCGGTAGTTTCTCCCTCAAATTTGACGCTGGAAAG ACAAAACAAGCAAACAGGAAAGATCGAtctggtgaagaagaaacatggcAACTGTTCCGGTTTTATCCCATGATCGAG GAGCTGCTTGAGAAACTCGTGAAAGGCGATCTATCTAAAAGCGACTATCTATGTATGAACCAATCAAGTCATAAGGAGGAGAGTGAAGCAAGAACAGGATCTGTCAGGAAGAGTTCTGCTCCTACAGCGGTTCCAGAGAGAAAAGCCACCCCTCATTCTATGAGATCAAGACGAACTGCAACTTGGGCGCGTCCTCATTCTTCTGACGATGGATATTCCAG TGACTCAGTGTTGAAAAGTGCTTCTACGGAGTTCAAGAAGCTGGGGCAACGCATCTTTGTATTCATAATTGGTGGGGCAACTCGATCCGAG CTCCGAGTTTGCCACAAGTTGACAAGCAGTTTGAGGAGAGAAGTGGTACTAGGCTCCACTAGTTTCGATGATCCCCCACAGTACATCACG AAGCTGAAATTGCTGTCGGAAAAAGACATACAAGGGGCTCCTGCTCAGCCCTTCAAACCACAATACTGGTGA